The Myxococcus fulvus sequence TTCACCCGGAAGATGGCGCACGTGCAGAAGAGCACCGACGCCCACGGCACGGGCCTCCAGCTCGTCTCCTTCTCCGTCGACCCGAAGTACGACACCCCCGAGCGCCTCGCCGAGTACGGCCAGATGCACGGCGCCAACTTCGCCCGCTGGAGCTTCCTCACCGGGGACTACGCCGTCCTCCAGGACGTCATCGTCCAGGGCTTCAAGGTCAGCATGGGCCGCGAGGCCGGCGCCCCCGAGGACGACCTGACCTCCATCTTCCACGGCTCCCACTTCGTCCTCGTGGACTCGAAGGGGGAGATTCGCGGGTACTACGACAGCGCCGACAGCGACTCGACGGACCGGCTCCTCGTCGACGTGAAGCGGCTGATGCGCGAAGAGGCGTGACGCGGGCGGGGTCCCGTGGATCCGGGCTGGTTGATCCGCGGCGTGACCGTCCCCATCGCCCCCGTGAGGCCGTGAGAGCAGCTCGCGCCTCCGGCCTCGCCACGAATCATCTGGCCTGGCGAGCCGGGTGGATTCAATCACTGACAGTGCGACTTCGGGCTCCCGATTCTTGAGGAATGAGGATCATCCGGCCTGCCCTGCCGCGTGAGCCGAGCCCGAGCGGCAGCTCGCCCCACGTATCCACTTGGCCACCCAAAGCCCCCGTTGAGGGGGCTCGCGCCTTCGAGCAGTGGCCCTTGATGGACCTGTGAAACCGACGAGTCAGGCCCAAGGGGCATCCTGGCCCTCGCGGACATCGGCCCATCCGAAGGTAAAGCCGAAGGGCGGGGCCCGCCTCACGCGCGCAGCCAGCCCTCATACCCGCCCGTAAAGCCGAAGAGCCGGCGCCTCTCTCTCGGAGGACCGGCCCTCGCATCCACCCCGCAAAGCCGAAGGGCCGGCCCCGCGTTGGCGGAGGACCGGCCCTCTGGCTTGCCACATCATCGCGCCAGGGGCGCGAGGTGCCTTACTCGATGAAGGCGGCGTGGCGCTGCGCGATGAGGTTCTGCACGTTCTGCTGGCCGAGGACGTTGTCCGTCCACGCGCCCACCTTCTCGGCGCCAGCGCGAACCTGCTCGGCGACCTTGGTCACGTCCTCGATCTTCGAGGTGGCCTTCGCCAGCGCGCCGATGCCGCCGATGGGGCCCTCGCCGACCAGCGACGTCACGCCCTGCTTCAGCAGGCCGTCCACCACCGGGGCCAGGAACTTGCCCACGTAGGGGATCTTGTTGATCTGCTCGCTGATCTTGTTGGTGATGGGCTCGATGATCTCCGAGGCCGGCTTCTTCAGGAAGCCCAGGAGCTTCTCACCGAACTTCGCGATGCCACCGGCGATGCCGCCGACCTTCTCCGCCGCGGAGCCGACCGTCTTGAGGACGTCCTTGAACAGGTTCGCGGGGTTCAGGTTCTTCAGGTTGAACAGGCCCATGGTGACACCTCAGAGGTTCGCGGGGGACGCGGAAGTTTGGGAGAAGGAAGACTCAAAGTGATTCTCGACAGGGCGGCTGAATAGTTTCCGCCAGAATTTCCGTGGGAATTTCTCCGGACTTCCGCCCCCAGGGGCAGGACCTCAGGCCCTGCCACCACCGCCCCGCTTGATCTGATCCAACATCGCCTGCCGGGCCGCGGCGTCCTGGGTCCCCCCCGTGGAGGGAGCCTGGGTCGTCGTCGACGGAGGCGCGTCCGCGTTCAGGGAGGGCTTCCCCGCGCCCGCCGCGCCCGTGGTGGACTTCTCGAACTTGGAGTTGTCGAAGTCCGGCGCCGACCCGGGCAGCTCGCCCTTCATGCCTCGGATGAGCAGGTCCGCGGCCTCATCGGAGGTCACCGGGGTGATGCCGTTCTTCTTGAGCTCCTCGTCGGGGACGATGTTGAGCTCCGGCTCCAGGTCCTTGTCCTGCGCGTACTTGAGGACCAGCTCGACGTAGTCCTCCAGCTTCATGCCGACAGCCTTGGCGATCTTCTTGGTGTCCGCGTCGTTCAGCAGCTCGGCGCGAACGACCTCGATGGGCCGCTTGAGCCCGCGCTTGGGCTTGGCGGGGGCGTTATCCTGAGACATGTGATGCTCCGACGAAGAAAGGACGTGGGCGAAACTCTAGCCCAGTTTTTCTCGTTCACACATTCTCGCCCCCGCCTCCCTCTGACGACAGCGCCGCGAGGGCTCGCTGGTAGGTCTCCAGGTCCGCCTGGGAGAAGAGCACCACCGTCACCTTCTCCAGCTGGGGCAGCCGCCCGAGCGCCGCCTGGATCTCCCGGAGCGCGATGAGCGACGCCCGCTCGATGGGGAAGCGATACACGCCCGTGGAGATGGACGGGAACGCCACCGAGCGCAGCCCGTGCTGCTCCACCAGGGCGAAGACGCTCTTGTAGCACCGCGCGAGTGTGGCCTCCTCGCCCCGGGCGCCCCCGCCCCAGACGGGCCCCACCGTGTGGATGACGTGGCGGGCGGGCAACCGGTAGCCCCGCGTCAGCTTCGCCTGGCCCGTGGGACAGCCATTCAGCAGGCGGCACTCGGCCAACAGCTCCGGCCCGGCCGCGCGGTGGATGGCGCCGTCCACGCCGCCTCCGCCCAGCAGCGCGCTGTTCGCCGCGTTGACGATGGCGTCCGCGTCGACGCGGGTGATGTCACCTCGGATGAGCTCCAGGGTCATGGCCTCTCCTCTTGCCACGGGTGGCCACGCACGACGCCTCCGGCCACCGCGCCTGACTCAGGGGCGCGGCGGGCCGGGCCCGAGCCGCGGCTCAGCGCGGCGAGGCGTTGCGAGGCGCCGACTTGCGCGTGCTCGACACGGGCTTGCGCGCCTTGGGGAAGGTGCGCGTCACCGTGCCGGGGCGGCGGGCCTCGGCGGCGGCGCGGGCCTTCTCCTCGGCGGCGCGGGCGGCGGCGGCCTTCACCGCGAGCTGCTCGGCCTGGAGCGCCCAGCGCCGACGCAGCAAATCCCGCAGGCCCTCCTTCTGGAGATCCACCTGGGCCTGATGCAGCCGGTAGTGCAGGTCCTCGCGCAGGGTGCCGCGTGAGAGCGCCGCGTCCGCCGCGCCCGACACGCCCACCACCACCTTGGGCCGCTCCTCCTGCATCTGCAGGCAGCGCAGGATGAGCCCCTGCGCCTCGCGGCCCAGCTTCACCGCGTCCGGGATGAACACCACGCCGTTGCGCTGGCGGAGCGCGTTGGCCAGGTCCGCGGCCTGCCGCACCTCCACCAGCTCCACGTCGAAGCTGCGCGCGGCCTCCTGGGCCCAGCTGCGTCGCTCCTCCTCCGTACCTCCGTGGATGATGAGCGAGGCACGATTGCAGACGAGCTCTTCTTCTCGGTAACCGCTGAGCGTCACCGGCAAACCCCCTGCTGCCTGAAGCGTGGAGGCCGGATTCTAACGCCCCCTCGGGTCCTCCATTCAACGCCTCGGGTATCCTGGCAGGTGGGGCTCGGAGCGACCCACCTGAAAGCCCTTTCATGTGTACCTGGGTGACAGCTGTCTCGGAGCTGTCACGAGGCGGGCACCACCATGACGGGGCGACGGCAGCGCGCCACCAGCTCCCGGGCCACCACGACGGGCAGCGCGTCCGGCGCCTGGGAGGGCACGCCCGACGTGCCCAGGCACACCAGGTCCACGCCCTCGCGCTCCGTGGCCTGGCAGATGGCCAGCGCGATGTCCTCGCCGGACACGCCCTCCACGCTCCAGCGCAGCGCCCTCGCGCCCTCGTCCCGCGGCACCAGGTCCCACAGCCGCTGGAGCGTCGCCTCGTGCTCGCGCGGGGGCTCGGGCAGCACGCCGTAGTGGTCCATGAAGCCCGTCTCGCCGAAGCGTCGGCGGTGCACGTGCAGCAGGTGCACCCGGCCTCCCGGCCCCACCATCGAGCGCGCCTGGGTGATGGCGCGCATGCACGCGTCGGAGAAGTCCACCGGCACCAGCACGCTCCTGGGAGGCTGCGCGCGACGGGGCTCGTGCAGCGTGTCCGGCACGCACACCACCGCCTGCTCCGCGTTGCGCAGCACCCCCGCGGACACCGAGCCGTGCCACCACCGCTTCACCGGCCCCTGCGCGCGCATGCCCACGACGACCAGGTCCGCGCCGCGCGAGAGCGCCACATGCAGCAGGTGGTCCGCCGACCGCCCGAAGCCCGGCTCCAGCACCACCTCCACGCTCCCCTCGCCGAGCAGGTCGCCCACCTGCTCGCGCACCTCGCGCAGCAGCACCGCCTGCACGGCGGGGTCCAGCGCCTCCATGTCCCGCAGGCCGGGCTCCAGCACGTCCACGTGCACCGGCGTGTGGATGCCCAGCCGCTCGCGCGCCTCCAGGGGCGAGCACACGTACGTGGCCAGCACGTCGCACGGCCCCACCCGGCGCAGCTCGCGCAGGAAGCCCACCGCCGCGTCGGCCGTGGGGGACAGCGGATCCACGCCCACCACGACGAGCAGCCGCCTGCGCCCGCGCATCCAGTCCACCAGCGCGTCCGCGCGGCGCACCGACAGCACCGGGCCGCAGCCGTGTCGGGCCAGCCGCTCGGGCAGCGAGGCGCGCCGCCACGCCGACGTGCGCCAGCCCTCCGCCGCGGCCACCACCCAGCGCGAGTGCCGGCACTCCTCGTCGGCGAGCACCTCCTCGGTATCCGAGCGCACCCGGCAGCTCACCCGGCCCGGAGGCAGGTGCAGCCGCTCCGCCTGGGCCTCCAAATCACGCTGGGCCTCCCGGCGCACGGCGTCGGTGAGGGGCTCGCCGTCCATCACGCCCACGAGCAACAGCGGCTCACCCAGCCGCGCCGCCAGCGCCGCGGCGACTTCCACTTCGCGGGACTCCCGCGCCATCAGCGGGCTCGCACAGACGATGGCCATGGCCGCCCTCCTCGGAAGGGATGGCCGAGACTCCATCCCCTGGAGGACAGATGCGCACGCCGCGCGCGGACGGGGCCCCCTCGACGGACGGGGACGTGCGGAGGGACCCCCGCACGCCTGCTCCCCTCACACCGCGCGGCCGCCTGGCCGGACGGCTACTTCACCTCCGGCCGAGGGTGGCCGTCGTGGTTGGTGTGGTCCTGCTCTTCGCCGTTGCCGCCGCGGTCATCGCTCTTGCCGAACGTCGCGAGGAACACCTGGCTGCCGTTGCTGGTGTAGCGGTAGTGCCGGCCCCACGGGTCCAGGGGCAGCGCGGGCAGGTACTTGGGCACGAGCAGCGGCTCCAGGTCCGCCTCCTCCGGCAGCACGTTGCCATCCGCGTGGTAGCGGTGGAGGGCGTCCTCGAGCACGCCAAGGTCCTGATGGATGCGCTCCGCGTGCACCGCCTTCGAGCGCGTCAGCGCCCCCACCAGCACCGCCCCGACGAGCGCGACGGCGAACACCAGCCCCACCCAGAGGACGGGGGAGCGGCGAGAGGGCGGAGGGTGCGAATCGGAGGCAGGTGCTGTCATGCCCCCACCCTACCCGTTGAGACGCCCTGGGGCGCGAAAGACTTCGCTTGGGGCCCGGAGGCTAGAGGGCGCGGTAGAGCGGCACGGGCTGCTGCTTGCCCTTCAGGCGCACGGGGGGCAGGTCCTCGAAGGCCGTCTCCCGGGCGTCCACGAGGTCCCGGGTGCGCTCGCCCACCAGGATTTCCCCGGGGCCGGCCAGGGCGCACAGGCGCGCGGCGACATTCACCGCGTCGCCGATGCAGGTGTACTCCGAGCGCACGGTGCTGCCGATGTTTCCCGCGACGACGACGCCGGAGTTGATGCCCACGCCCAGCTCGAGCACCAGCGGATGGCCCTCGCGCCCGTTGGCGGCCCACTCCGCCTCCGCCTCCACGCGCAGGTCCGTCATCGCGTCCATCATCATCTTCGAGCACTGGAGGGCGCGCAGCGCGTCGTCCGTGCGCGCCACCGGGGCGCCGAACACGGCCATCAGCCCGTCGCCGAGGAACTTGTCCAGCGTGCCGCCGCACGTCAGCACCGCGTCGGACAGGCGGCCCAGCACCTGGTTGAGGACACCGACGACCTGCTCGGGAGGGAGGCTCTCCGCCAGGCCCGTGAAGTTGCGGATGTCCGCGAACAGCAGGGTGACCTCGCGCTTCTCACCGGTGAGCACCACGCCGTCGGCGCTCTTGAGGATTTCATCCACCACGGCCGCGGACGTGTAGCGCGCGAACAGCTTGCGCATGCGCTCCGTCTCGCCGGTGCGGCGCACCACGCTCTCGATGCGCGCGGCGAGCTCGTCCATGGACGCGGACTTGTTGACGTAGTCGTCCGCGCCGGCGCGCAGGCCACGAACCTTCTCCGCCTCACGGTCGTTCGCGGTGAGGATGATGACGGGCAGGCCGCGGGTGGGGCCTTCCTTGAGGCGGCGGCACAGCTCCACGCCGTCCAGGCCGGGCATCTCCAAATCGGAGAGGACGATGGCGGGCTGAAGGCGGCTCATGCCCTCCAGGGCCTCGAACGGGTCCTGGAAGCAGAGCACCTCGTAGCCCAGGGCGACGAGCCCCTCCTGCACGAAGGCGCAGGCGAGCGGGCTGTCATCGACGACGACGACGCGGCGGCGCCCGTCGATGAAGGGGCGGGGGTTCTCCTGGCGTCCGGCGATGCGGTTCTGCAGGCCCAGGGCCTCGTAGATCTGCTTGTAGGTACAGTGGCCCAGCTCCACGAGGATTTCGCCCAGCTTGCGGCCGTCGCGGCGCTGGCGGGCGAGCGCCTCCTCCAGTTGGGCGAGCGTCACGTACTTGAGGCCCACGAGCAGCTCACCCAGGGCGGGCTGCGAGGGGCCCTTGTCGTGGTGCAGGCCCAGGGCCTCGCCGAGCGCGTCCTGAATCTGCTCCCGGGTGACGTAGCCGAGGGAGATGAGGGCCTCGCCCACGCGCTGGCCCGTGAGGGCCTGGAGGGCCAGGGCCTCCTGCACCTGCATGGGCGTGACGATGCCCAGCTTGAGCAACAGGTCACCGAAGAGGGGGCTGGATGCGCTCATGTGGGGCGGCCTTCCGCGTCCAGGAAGCCGGGGACGCAAGGACCGCAGCGTATCCGACCTGCCCCCGGTCCGGGAGGACTCCCACCCACCGCGCGCACGCACGTGGGCGAGGCATCCCGGACCCGGCCCTCGTCGACGCTCAACGCGGGGAGACGTCCGGCAACGGCAGCTCCACGGTGAAGGTGGAGCCCCGGCCGGGCTGGCTCTCCACGCGGATGCCGCCGCCGTGGGCCTCGACGATGCGCTTGGTGATCCAGAGCCCCAGCCCCAGACCCTTGAAGTGCTGCGCGGACTCGGTGCGCTCGAAGCGCTCGAAGATGCGCTCCTGGTCCTCCTGCGCCACGCCGATGCCCTCGTCGCGCACCGCGAGCGCCGCCACCAGCCCCCTCGACTCCACCTGCACCGTCACCGGCCGCCCCGCGCCGTACTTCGCCGCGTTCGACAACAGGTTCACCAACACCTGCTCCAACCGCAGCTTGTCCCAGTGTCCCAGCACCTCCACGTCCGCCACCAGCCGCACCTCGCTGCCCGCGCGCGCCAGCTCCTCGGACATCCGCGACACCAGCTCGCGCGTCAGCGCCGCCAGGTCCAGCTCCTCGCGGTTGAGGCTCAGCCGCCCCGCGCTGATGCGCGACACATCCAACAAGTCATCGATGAGCAACCCCAGCCGCTGCCCCGCCCGCGCCGCCTTCTCCGCCCGCTCCGCCAGCCCGCTCGCCGCCATCGCGTCCTTCGCCATCCGCGCCAGCAGGTGGATCTGCAGCTGCAGGGCGTTGAGCGGCGACTTCAGCTCGTGCCCCGCCACCGACAACAGCTCGTCACGCGCCTTCACCGCCTGCGTCGCCGCGCCGTACAGCCGCGCGTCCTCGATGGCCAACGCCGCCCGCGCCGCCAGGCTCTCCAACAGCGCCCGCTCCTCCGCCGTGTACTCGCGCCCCCGCGCCTCGCGGATGACCCCCAGCGTCCCCAGCACCCGCCCCCGTGCGCCCAGCGGCACCACGATGAGGCTCTGCGGCCCGTACCGCTCCAGGAACCCCACGCCCTCCGGCGAGCGGTCCCCGCGCAGCTCCTCCGCGCTCAGCCGCGGCACGAAGAGCGTCTTGCCCGTCGCCACCACCCGGCCCGACAACCCCTCCCCCACCCTCGCCGGGTCCCTGCGCAACGCCTCCTCCAGCACCCCACGCGCCTGGGGATCCGGATGGTGCGCCGCCACCACCTCCAGTTGCTCCCGGTCCTCCCCGAGCAACTGCAGCACGCACCCGCCCCCCAGCGCCTCCGACACCTTGCTCGCCAGCACGTCCAACACCGTGGGCAGGTCCAACCCCGCCTCGGCGATGAGCTGGCTGACCTGCACCAGCACGTGCAACCTGGCCGCGCCCCGGCGGCTCTCCTCCTCCGCCGCCCGCGCGTCCCGGAACAGCCGCGCGTTGTCCATCGCCAGCGCCGCGCGCCGCGCCAGCTCCTCCGCCAGCGACACGTCCGTCACGTCGAAGGGCGCCCGCTCCGAGTCCCGCACGAAGGTCAGCGCCCCCAGCGTGCGCTGCCGCGCCACCAGCGGCGTGAGGATGACCGTGCTCGCGCGCCAGGACGCGCCGAGCTTCGCGTCCACGGGCCCCCGCGTCCTGCGCGTCTCCAATCGTGACTGGCCGCTCGTCAGCACCCGCGACAGGAGCGACGGCTGCCCCGCGTCCAGCGGGAAGCTGGTCAGCTCCAACACCCGCTCCGCCTTCTCCGGGTCCGCGTGCAGCACCGCCAGCCGGCGCACCACGCCGTCCTCGTACGAGTCCACCGCGCACCCGTCCGCGAAGTGCCCCAACGCCAGCCGCGCCACCCCCGCCACCGTCTCCTCCCAGCTCAGCGAGCCGGACACCAACGCGCTCGCGTCCGCCAGCAGGCTCAGCCGAGCCCCCAGCGCCTCCGCCTCCAGGCGCGCGGTGTGCTCGCGCTCATACAGCCGCGCGCGCTCCAGCGCCTGCCCGCACTGCCGCGACAACCCCACGAGCGACGCGCGCTCCAGCGCGGAGA is a genomic window containing:
- a CDS encoding SCO family protein, whose amino-acid sequence is MSAESPLALSQARLTQRPAFWAGLAVIALGLTAALGLSLVRGSSEPLPRLGTLPDFSFTRQDGQPFGNAQLRGHPYIANFIFTRCPTICPAFTRKMAHVQKSTDAHGTGLQLVSFSVDPKYDTPERLAEYGQMHGANFARWSFLTGDYAVLQDVIVQGFKVSMGREAGAPEDDLTSIFHGSHFVLVDSKGEIRGYYDSADSDSTDRLLVDVKRLMREEA
- a CDS encoding O-acetyl-ADP-ribose deacetylase, which translates into the protein MTLELIRGDITRVDADAIVNAANSALLGGGGVDGAIHRAAGPELLAECRLLNGCPTGQAKLTRGYRLPARHVIHTVGPVWGGGARGEEATLARCYKSVFALVEQHGLRSVAFPSISTGVYRFPIERASLIALREIQAALGRLPQLEKVTVVLFSQADLETYQRALAALSSEGGGGENV
- a CDS encoding Fis family transcriptional regulator → MTLSGYREEELVCNRASLIIHGGTEEERRSWAQEAARSFDVELVEVRQAADLANALRQRNGVVFIPDAVKLGREAQGLILRCLQMQEERPKVVVGVSGAADAALSRGTLREDLHYRLHQAQVDLQKEGLRDLLRRRWALQAEQLAVKAAAARAAEEKARAAAEARRPGTVTRTFPKARKPVSSTRKSAPRNASPR
- a CDS encoding universal stress protein; protein product: MAIVCASPLMARESREVEVAAALAARLGEPLLLVGVMDGEPLTDAVRREAQRDLEAQAERLHLPPGRVSCRVRSDTEEVLADEECRHSRWVVAAAEGWRTSAWRRASLPERLARHGCGPVLSVRRADALVDWMRGRRRLLVVVGVDPLSPTADAAVGFLRELRRVGPCDVLATYVCSPLEARERLGIHTPVHVDVLEPGLRDMEALDPAVQAVLLREVREQVGDLLGEGSVEVVLEPGFGRSADHLLHVALSRGADLVVVGMRAQGPVKRWWHGSVSAGVLRNAEQAVVCVPDTLHEPRRAQPPRSVLVPVDFSDACMRAITQARSMVGPGGRVHLLHVHRRRFGETGFMDHYGVLPEPPREHEATLQRLWDLVPRDEGARALRWSVEGVSGEDIALAICQATEREGVDLVCLGTSGVPSQAPDALPVVVARELVARCRRPVMVVPAS
- a CDS encoding type II secretion system protein GspG, yielding MTAPASDSHPPPSRRSPVLWVGLVFAVALVGAVLVGALTRSKAVHAERIHQDLGVLEDALHRYHADGNVLPEEADLEPLLVPKYLPALPLDPWGRHYRYTSNGSQVFLATFGKSDDRGGNGEEQDHTNHDGHPRPEVK
- a CDS encoding adenylate/guanylate cyclase domain-containing protein, which gives rise to MSASSPLFGDLLLKLGIVTPMQVQEALALQALTGQRVGEALISLGYVTREQIQDALGEALGLHHDKGPSQPALGELLVGLKYVTLAQLEEALARQRRDGRKLGEILVELGHCTYKQIYEALGLQNRIAGRQENPRPFIDGRRRVVVVDDSPLACAFVQEGLVALGYEVLCFQDPFEALEGMSRLQPAIVLSDLEMPGLDGVELCRRLKEGPTRGLPVIILTANDREAEKVRGLRAGADDYVNKSASMDELAARIESVVRRTGETERMRKLFARYTSAAVVDEILKSADGVVLTGEKREVTLLFADIRNFTGLAESLPPEQVVGVLNQVLGRLSDAVLTCGGTLDKFLGDGLMAVFGAPVARTDDALRALQCSKMMMDAMTDLRVEAEAEWAANGREGHPLVLELGVGINSGVVVAGNIGSTVRSEYTCIGDAVNVAARLCALAGPGEILVGERTRDLVDARETAFEDLPPVRLKGKQQPVPLYRAL
- a CDS encoding GAF domain-containing protein, coding for MKVPESNRGAAEDRVTRTLERLPLAPSVEAVLEALLREAASALVVSDVFMCWREDGSESHVLVMPGLSVDAARARGERLLDGLRDIDGGLLPYVALDAEREVLVALPLLAGVEPGSGVGVLCAVLPEGRVPSEEELARLGLHARLAGLALEREWAVARARAEVEQAEVLRLSRLQAVTEAFGQTLTREEVAHVVLDLGLPAVEATAGMVHLTAEGRTASELIAAVGVADALVEPLRELPRGGEELLAQTATRAEAPVWLETVAAIRERYPALAEPLGEGPPRSLALLPLFVEGRVFGTLAFGFEREKGFSALERASLVGLSRQCGQALERARLYEREHTARLEAEALGARLSLLADASALVSGSLSWEETVAGVARLALGHFADGCAVDSYEDGVVRRLAVLHADPEKAERVLELTSFPLDAGQPSLLSRVLTSGQSRLETRRTRGPVDAKLGASWRASTVILTPLVARQRTLGALTFVRDSERAPFDVTDVSLAEELARRAALAMDNARLFRDARAAEEESRRGAARLHVLVQVSQLIAEAGLDLPTVLDVLASKVSEALGGGCVLQLLGEDREQLEVVAAHHPDPQARGVLEEALRRDPARVGEGLSGRVVATGKTLFVPRLSAEELRGDRSPEGVGFLERYGPQSLIVVPLGARGRVLGTLGVIREARGREYTAEERALLESLAARAALAIEDARLYGAATQAVKARDELLSVAGHELKSPLNALQLQIHLLARMAKDAMAASGLAERAEKAARAGQRLGLLIDDLLDVSRISAGRLSLNREELDLAALTRELVSRMSEELARAGSEVRLVADVEVLGHWDKLRLEQVLVNLLSNAAKYGAGRPVTVQVESRGLVAALAVRDEGIGVAQEDQERIFERFERTESAQHFKGLGLGLWITKRIVEAHGGGIRVESQPGRGSTFTVELPLPDVSPR